One Dermacentor albipictus isolate Rhodes 1998 colony unplaced genomic scaffold, USDA_Dalb.pri_finalv2 scaffold_24, whole genome shotgun sequence DNA window includes the following coding sequences:
- the LOC139052474 gene encoding uncharacterized protein has protein sequence MDRKQASDIEAHPPKASRTEQQPVAADDGASHAREVPATKRMRRASIEHDANVKSSAKSAKPTTSAHAPTIPRKKTTKAADAPAAADDNAPATSKGLAGKASRANRDKRHRRSSPSRAVPAIGKSPKRRRHSPSHRRSASTDELDRLLGSLHGLCAAPHSSRSGRGAQKRTVSSGSGHAKKTGLKRRSSSISSATSEMSLREIKRVRRALEHVLAAVPDTSKNRIAGRSTPNSGESIRKVRRAKARKAASNSTVPSRHGGSFL, from the coding sequence ATGGACAGGAAGCAGGCTAGCGACATCGAAGCGCACCCGCCAAAGGCCAGCCGCACGGAGCAGCAGCCCGTCGCCGCCGACGATGGCGCCAGCCATGCTCGAGAGGTACCGGCTACCAAGCGCATGCGCCGAGCGTCCATCGAGCACGACGCCAACGTGAAAAGCAGTGCGAAATCTGCAAAGCCGACGACGTCCGCGCACGCGCCCACGATTCCGCGAAAGAAGACGACAAAAGCCGCGGATGCCCCGGCGGCAGCCGACGACAACGCCCCTGCGACCAGCAAGGGACTGGCAGGCAAGGCTTCGCGGGCGAATCGCGATAAAAGGCACAGGAGATCGTCGCCGAGCCGAGCCGTCCCTGCCATCGGCAAGAGTCCGAAACGTCGGCGCCACTCGCCGAGCCACCGACGCTCGGCCAGCACCGACGAGCTCGACAGGTTGTTGGGTTCTCTGCATGGCCTCTGCGCAGCGCCGCACTCGTCCCGCAGCGGTCGCGGAGCGCAGAAGCGCACGGTCAGCAGCGGGAGTGGTCACGCAAAGAAGACTGGCCTCAAGCGCCGATCCAGCAGTATTTCGTCCGCCACGAGCGAAATGAGCCTTCGAGAGATAAAGCGTGTACGCCGCGCCCTGGAGCACGTGTTGGCCGCAGTCCCCGACACATCGAAGAACCGCATTGCCGGTCGCTCTACTCCTAACAGCGGCGAATCGATACGCAAAGTTCGGCGGGCCAAGGCGCGGAAGGCCGCAAGCAACTCGACGGTCCCGTCTCGCCATG